Proteins encoded within one genomic window of Spirulina major PCC 6313:
- a CDS encoding peptidoglycan-binding domain-containing protein has translation MSLANPAINITDDRFALRDGARSQTTPLEETLTPPHSPATPASPPNIPYYTGLILLSLLTFFFLLFLLFKKQIKEIPYSTLATVLLGVGLPILTIVQLTTDLVVREPSPPPEANPITASPTVDVDAEEEPADASDRTFPPLNLRVQAGREGEALSASLAQLRAMSSQLDGAEESPVSAPNSGAGVGTAAPIAGNGRTAPAIAPTAPTDQTATPNPRSPQFTPPILRSPLSPLTLDLNPSRSTPAPPPTRPPQMRSFSLSEVDLTRPLTIRDILRYGSYGKDVLVIQKILMDLDLYTGPLDGYFGRLTVQAVKDFQRIHTLLPDGIVGFSTCEILDAQSPDLTLTCTKPPTPEAP, from the coding sequence ATGTCCCTAGCCAATCCAGCCATCAACATTACAGACGACCGATTCGCCCTCAGAGATGGGGCGCGATCGCAAACCACACCCTTAGAAGAAACCCTCACGCCGCCCCACTCCCCCGCAACCCCCGCGTCACCGCCCAACATCCCCTACTACACTGGGCTAATCCTGCTATCGCTGTTAACCTTCTTCTTTCTCCTGTTTCTCCTGTTCAAAAAGCAGATCAAAGAGATCCCCTACAGTACTCTTGCCACGGTGCTGTTAGGTGTTGGACTGCCAATCTTAACCATTGTCCAACTCACCACGGATCTCGTCGTGCGCGAGCCTTCCCCCCCACCGGAAGCCAACCCCATCACCGCATCCCCCACCGTCGATGTGGATGCTGAGGAAGAACCGGCGGACGCGAGCGATCGCACCTTTCCCCCGTTAAATCTTCGCGTCCAGGCGGGGCGTGAGGGTGAAGCTCTGAGCGCCAGTCTTGCCCAACTGAGGGCGATGTCATCTCAGTTGGATGGGGCAGAAGAGTCCCCCGTTTCCGCGCCAAATTCGGGTGCGGGGGTGGGGACAGCCGCCCCGATTGCAGGGAATGGCAGGACAGCACCGGCGATCGCCCCCACCGCCCCAACGGATCAAACCGCAACGCCCAACCCACGATCGCCCCAATTCACGCCCCCGATCTTGCGATCGCCCCTCAGTCCGTTAACCCTTGACCTCAACCCGTCTCGCTCTACCCCTGCCCCGCCCCCAACCCGCCCCCCTCAGATGCGATCGTTCTCCCTCAGCGAGGTAGATCTCACCCGTCCTCTCACCATTCGTGACATTCTCCGCTACGGCAGCTATGGCAAAGATGTCCTCGTCATTCAAAAAATCCTCATGGATCTAGACCTCTATACCGGCCCCCTCGACGGCTACTTTGGCCGCCTCACGGTTCAAGCCGTCAAAGACTTTCAGCGCATCCATACCCTTTTACCCGACGGCATTGTCGGCTTCAGCACCTGCGAAATCCTCGATGCCCAATCCCCCGATCTCACCCTCACCTGCACCAAACCCCCGACCCCGGAAGCCCCATAA
- the coaE gene encoding dephospho-CoA kinase (Dephospho-CoA kinase (CoaE) performs the final step in coenzyme A biosynthesis.): MQRKIGLTGGIATGKSTVAAHLVTHHHLPVLDADLYARQAVAVGSPVLAAIAQRFGAVMLRADGSLDRGRLGDLVFRDRAERRWLEDQIHPVVRHYFDQALAGLRDAPTVVLMIPLLFEAELTDWVSEIWVVACEPEQQRSRLIERDRLTPAQADQRIQSQMSLGDKVAAADVVIQNTGSLSELQSQVNTALVHQPVPKFP, encoded by the coding sequence ATGCAGCGCAAAATCGGCTTAACGGGCGGGATTGCCACGGGTAAAAGTACGGTGGCGGCTCACCTGGTGACGCACCATCATCTCCCGGTGTTAGATGCGGATCTCTATGCGCGGCAGGCGGTGGCGGTGGGCAGTCCGGTGTTGGCGGCGATCGCGCAGCGGTTCGGGGCGGTGATGCTCCGGGCGGATGGCAGTTTGGATCGGGGACGGCTGGGGGATCTGGTGTTTCGCGATCGCGCCGAGCGGCGGTGGTTAGAGGATCAGATTCACCCCGTTGTCCGGCATTATTTTGATCAGGCGTTGGCAGGCTTGCGGGATGCACCTACGGTGGTGTTGATGATTCCGTTATTGTTTGAAGCGGAGTTAACGGATTGGGTGAGTGAAATTTGGGTGGTGGCTTGTGAGCCGGAACAGCAGCGATCGCGGTTGATCGAGCGCGATCGCCTCACCCCCGCCCAAGCCGACCAGCGTATCCAGAGTCAAATGTCCCTGGGGGATAAAGTTGCGGCGGCGGATGTGGTAATTCAAAATACAGGATCATTGTCGGAGCTTCAGTCCCAAGTCAATACGGCCCTTGTCCATCAGCCCGTCCCGAAATTCCCCTAA